The genomic stretch ATGTGATTATCAAGCCTTGGCCCTTTCGGGGGTGGGCATTAGATGTCATCGGTGAAATTCGACCGACCTCGTCGAAACAACAAAAGTTTATCTTGGTCGGAATAGACTACTTTACAAAATGGATAGAAGCTATCCCTTTGGTAAAAGTTGATCAAGAGGTTGTGATCGAATTTATTCAAAAAACCATCGTATATAGGTTTGGGATTCCCGAAACCATTACCACAAATTAAGGCTCAGTTTTTGTGGGACAAAAGATGTAAGAATTTGCCATTGAAACAAGGTTCAGGTTGGTTGCTTCCACACCTTACTATGCCCATGAAAATGGCCAAGTCGAGGCAGCCAACAAAGTGATAATTAgtttaatcaaaaaacatgttGCTAAGAAACCTAAGAATTGGCACAAAACATTAGACCAGATTTTATGGGCTTGTCGAACATCCCCAAAAGAGGATACGAATTCGACGCCTTTCCATTTGACATTTGGGCAAGATGTTGTGTTGCCAGCAGAGATTTGTTTATAATTAGTCAGGGTGCAACGCCAGAATGACATCCATTCGGAGTAGTATTGGAGATTGATGTTCGATGAACTGACTGATTTAGACAAAGAAAAGTTGGTCGCAATAGACATATTGATACGATAAAAGACGCATGTGGCCAGAGTATACAACAAAAGGGTTAAAATGAAAATCTTTGCAATAAATGATTACGTTTGGAAGGTAATTTTACCTATGGTTCAAAGAGATCGAACTTTAGGAAAATGGTCACCAAAGTGGGAAGGACCGTTTCAAATGATCCAAACGTTTACGAATAATGCCTACGAAATTCAGGAGCTGGATATGGATGGAAGGATCTTATGGGTAAATgagaaatatttgaaaaaaatataaacCTATGCTACAAGAGATTAAAATCCAAACATAGTGAAAATATTCATTAATTGTTTAAAGCCAAAATGGCATACAAAGTGGTCCACCAGCCTTACAAGGGCCtctacaaaaagaaaaaaatcaagCAGGAAACCTAGACTTAAAATCCTCGAAAAGGGTCTTCTCATGACCGATTCTGCTGTCAAGAAGACTTTTCTTCTCCCGCAGCTGCTTAATCCTAGTTTCAATTTCAAGGGCCTTTTCACCACGTGAAATCCCTTTCAGAACTTCCCAATCGACGACATCTTGAGTAGGAAGAGGTTCAGCTATATCCAAATAGGCTTTTTGCACTTCCACTTTAGCAATCTTCTTGTTAAGTTCAGCTATTTGAGCTTGATAGTCCGAGATTTACTGATTAAAGGCTTGTTGTTGGCTGAGACGCTCCTGTTTCTTGGCCTCGAAGTCACTAAGCTTCTTCTCATAGTCCTCACTAAAATCCCACCCAAGCCTCATCTTGTTGATCTTTGTTTTAATTTGGAAATCAGCATTCTGACGAAGAATAAGATCCTTGACCAGCTGGGTGAAGAAAGCTTCAAACTCAATCAAGTATTTGGCAGTTGGGGCAAGAAGCTCATGAAGGGAAAGTTCGTCGAGAAGTTTAAAGATGTTGTGTGCCATACCTTCTTCTTCTAGGACAACTAAAACTTTGCGCTTAAATAGATAGTCTTTTAATTGTTGAAGCTTGAGGGTGACAGTGGCATCCATCCCTGGCGAAGGTACAACATTCAAAGAGGAAGGCTGAGCCTCAGtcgaaatttgacgaagttgcTACAACTTCCTTAAGGCCTCTGTCGGATTTTGTCGCTTCATAGCCAAAACTTCTATCTGAGTCAAAGTACTGATAGAGACGCCTTCGCCAGTAACGATCGAAGGGGCCTGAGTTTGCTGAGCAATGATATTTTGTTGAGCCTCGCGTCGGCTGTGGGTTCAGCAGGAGTTGAATCGGCCACATGTTCCTATAACCAAGAAGTCAGGACGCACGTAGGAGAATAGTTTGTTGAGTTGGTAAAATAAAGGGAGATAAATACCTGAGAAGCCACGTGTAGCAGGGAAGCAAGAGTATTTCTTTCTTGACCATGGAGGAAAAGACCTTAGTGAGATCATCTGGAACTAAGGTCTTCATGGTCAAAGGAGCAATTCTTGGAGGGGGTTTCTTGGCCTGGACTTTATTTTTTCGGGCTGGAGTAGGTGGAGTAGCCGGTGGCACCTTCGATGTTAGAAAGATGTGTGAGTGCACACTGCCATCGGAATCTCCACTGTCGAGCGAAGGCACCTCTTCAGGAACCTAAGTCATAAGATAAGTAAGAGGGTGACAAAATTTTAAAAACAAAGCCTCATGAAACGCTGACACGAAGTACCTTCGGTTTCGGAGTCGATGGCGCCATTTGTCGTTTGAAAGTTTTGCTAGGGGATGTTGCAGTGTCTGAAACCCTTTTTCGACCCTAACAACAAAGAAAATAAGTGTTTATTTTTTTCTCTCTAAATAAGGAAAAGGCGAAAGAACAATAGTTACCGTTTTTGTTGGGGCTTCGTCAACATTGGTAATTTGGATTGTTACGCCGGGGGCATCAATAGTCGGTGGCGGAGGCGGCATTTCGCCAGTGAAAGTGGAAAAGGTATCGATCATAAGTTGAAGAAAAAGAGCACTAGAAAAACCTTGACGTTGGTAGTCGGCCCACCATTCATCGAAGTCTGCAGTTGTTAAAAAGGATTGCTGGAACTTAAAAACCGGTAGTTCAAGGCGTTGAGTGGACTTGTGGAATATTAGGCAAGCTTTGTGGTCATCAACGTTTAGTGATTGACCAGAACATACAATGTCATTCGAATGTGACACCAAAGGCTTTGGTAAAATTTGGCTAAGGCTGAATTGGCGAGCCACCAAGTTGGGGTTGGTAACTCATGAAGCCATACCCATTCGACCCTGCTTCTATCCTAAAGGATAACAATGTAAAACTCAAAAACGCCCTCCACACAGTACTCGACTATGTTGCTGCTTGAGGAGAATCACCTGGGAAAGGATTTTTGAACCATTTCAAGCCAAAGCTTCAGTCCAAAAATGGAGCCATACCTCGAACAAAGGAGTCGACCTTGATAAACATTTTGAGGTACTTCATAAAAATATGTTTGTTAGGGGTTTCCTGGCATGTCATCAGGGCAAGTCTTGCGCCTTCGACTGGTCGATCCTCTTTCAAACTCATTATGCGCTCCGACACAGGATAACCCAGCTGGTATTCAAAAGTGGCGTTCAACTAGTGTTACAACAACCACATAGGACCTAACAAGTTCAGGGCTTTGGAAGTGGAATATAGGTATTTCAATTTTAGGGTTACGGGCCCTAGAGAGTGGTACAAGGAAGCTAGCAAAAGCTTACCTAGGGAAACCTTTCGACCTTCATGGATTTGGATCTCCAGGCTTATGTAACTTTTGGCTATTTGTAAAGAGCCAGGACAGAAAACATAGTAAGAAAGCCAAAGTGTTAGAAAAGCAATATGCTCTTCGTCAGAGACTTCGAAAGAATCCTCGTTATAGTGATCTTCAATATAGTTTTGAAGGCTAGCGCGACTGAAAGAAAAGGTGGTCTCTATCGGAAGCGTGGGGTAAAAAGTTTCGCCCAGTGGCGATAAGTCTGTGATAGCCGTCACGTCAAAGAGAGTTGACGTCAACATGCCACAAGGAAGATTGAAGGTATTGGTCGAACCTTCCCAGAAATACATCAACGCCAGCAACATGCAAGGGTTGATTCGATGAGCTTGTCTTGAAATCTGGATAACGTCTAAGATCCCCGCGCGTCTCGACTGGTCTTGGAGTTTTCGTTGAACTTTGTTAAGCCAAGCTACATACTCCTTATTACCTGGAGTAAGCATTAACCTGTAGACTCTATCCTTTGGGTCCATGAACTGGATGTCGATGGTACCGTATTTTTCAAAATCTGGAGGGATAGCAGGAGTGTAACTAGGAAAGTGGCCCTGAACGATTTTTGGTTGAGTTTTGTTGTCTGGGTAAGGCCCATGAAATGCAACAAGTTTGTCAGCAACGATAAATGGAATGAGCATTTGGAGTTGCCAGATTTTTACCACAACTTCATCAGTAGAAGTGGGTCAAGGAATATGTTTCGTGCTTTCTATTTCAGTAAGTTGAAATACAACAGGGTTGTTGCTAGTATTGAAGTTCGTTACTCTCTTGGTGCGAGTGGAGGAAGCCATTGCAttgaaagaagaagaaaaattgaTAAGAGTAATGTTGTTGTGAGAGGTTGTAGATAAAATGCGCAAGATGAAGAAACAGGAAGAAATGTTGAATGTAAAAAAGCATTATTTATAGGCAAACCAAATGACAATCAAGCGTCAGTCGATTGATGACAACTGTCCGACTAAGGGGTAGTGGGAAAGTTAGTAGCATTAGTTGAAAACCCACGACCTAGGAAATAGCTCCTAATGATGACAATTTTTCTGGGAAACCGTGGCGCAAGAAAAATCATCATTGTGCAGAACATCATTAGCGGTTGACATCTAGCCGAAATTTGGAAAGTCAAAAAGTCAAGTTTCTCAGTCGAAGCGTCTTAGTCAAACAGGCCTTTTAGGGGGGCAATTTATTAGCTAGCAAATTTTGACACCAACGAAGGACGTAATCAGAACGACCAAGAGGAGGTCGAAAGCAGAGTTGACGAATGGGGAAATCAAGGCAGCTATGTCGATGAAGGAGGTGATTCTGTTGAAGTCGAAGGCAAGCGTACCATAATGGGAACTAATCATGGGAAGTAGAAAGTGGGAAGTTACCAGAGACGTGGGTGATAGGCTCCGACACGTGGCACATCATAAATGGATCATGACCTCCTAGCATTTATTTTTTGTTACTATATAAGTAGATGTGATTTTCATTTCTAGGGGTGGTATTTATAACATTGTAATAGGAAAACACTTGAAGTATCAAGCATCTGAGAGAAAAGAGTTAACTTCCTGCCAAAATGTACTTCTGCTTCCACATTTACTTTCAAACCATTTAACTTGTCAATTTATTTTCATTTGCTTTGTTCATTTACATCTTTATCTTGTTTTTATCATTTCTTACTGTTACTGCATTTTTCTATTCTGCAAACATTTCACTTATTTCTCTAGTGTTCCAAGCACTTTACCAACAGAAACACCATATACTTAACACATATCAGTCTAGGACTTTGTAGTCGATCCTGCAAGTAAACCTCGATAGGAATGCTAGAGATTGTTGCGTAAACACTTTCCCTATTAAGTTTTAGACTTTTGAAAACTCTCTTTTTCCCTATGGAGTTACAGACTCTAGAAATTTTGTTTTTTCCTACACAGTTACAGACTTTGGCAAAGCCCCATTTCTTTCGGCCTATAAAGTTACAAACTTTGGCATTCATTCTTTATGCCCATAGGGTTACAGACTCTGGCTACCTCTTTCAGTACCTATAGAGTTACAGAATGTGACATCATTTCTCTTTGCCCTTATGGAGTTTCAGACTCTGGCATTCACCTCTTCTGCCTTGTATAGTATCGACTATGGCacacatatcattgcattttGCCCTATAAGGTTACAAACTTTGGAAAACAAACTTTGACCCCTATTTATCCTGCCTATACAATTACATATTATGGTTTTTCTCTCATGTTATCATATAGGGTTGCAGACCTTGGAAAACATCTTTTCCTACCTTGTAGAGTCACAAACTCTGATAGCATCCTTGGTTCAGACCATGCCTTCAATAAATTATCTTTGGGCTAAACACCACTTATTGGTTATTGCCACACTCTTTCTATTTAAGCAACTTGTTTTTCCTCTTGGCAACCCAATCAAatctttctttctttgttctgCATTAGTTCTacgaactatggagctctgactttctcattgcacggtgagaatacgtaggcacaaggatcAAAATCCTCCGCAAGCACCTTCCTTCACCATCATACTTCAATCACTCTTCTTTCATCTCCCGCCATTAGTTCCATGAACTACAGAGCTatgaattccttattgcactataagcACACTTAGGCATGAGGCCCTAATCCTCTCCGATCACTTTGTGTATTTTTTCCTTTTCCCCTTATTTCTTTTACGAGTAATCCTTAGATAGTAACACCCATTCGAGCAtaaaacaatcaaaatggttcccgttgagtacaacatatgtgaggggtgctaataccttcccattgcataaccgacttccttatcCTTTTCTCTTTCCTCGGGGTTTTATTGATGGTTTCcctttccttcaggaataaataaagttcgatggcaactttgttgtatcttcgagcgtgcgatgtGCTCGGctatatttctgctagcttcaaTGACAAAATGCCTTCAACATTAACAACATAACAAATAGTAACAAAATCAAATGAATCATTCACCCGCCAAGTGTTATAGATCAGAGCAACAAAATACTAAATAAACGTATAAAACAGGAAAAGGAAGAAAAACCTCTACACCATTCTTCAACCTCTAAGCAGTTATTTAGTTACATGCTCGTCTGTACCCGAAGAAGGAGCACAAAACTACATAAATAACAAAGGAGTGAGAATATGCTTATAATAATTAACGGAGCAAAAGTATGCAAGGGTAGCCTAAACAAACAACAATATTTATCCAACACAATCCAATAGCATACATCACCAAAACATTCTCAATCACCTACATCAACATAGTCAATCAATTCATATACAAGTAATGAATGCAATGAACTCAAATCACGACTAAACAATGCATGCAGTACCATTATGGACAACACATGTCCATCTCGCTCCTGAATCCCCATCATAGGACCAAAGCACACcaaatcgctaccatcaccataggtaacgcttcaccGATTCCCACTTAGAACCAGTTACTCGCTTCTGAATTCCCATCATAGGATCAGATCACATCAAAACTAGATCAAGTCCGTACACCATGACGCGTGATTGACCATAACATGCAATATCACAAAAAAATGTTCACCATACAATCACTATGTAATTCAACACAATAAACAACAACATAGTTACCACACAAAAGTGGATTAAATCCataacaacataataacaacatcATTTATCTCCAAATAGTGGCCAACAATAGCCTGAACCACAACACAACACCAAAAACAAAAAAGACAAAACAATTTTGCACAGTTGAGTAAAGAACGCTCGTTCTGGATGGCGTGACGGGTCACCCGTCACCTTCCACGTCATGTCCCACGTCACACATATGACGATTATCCTAACTCCACATGCATGAGGACCATGACAATCTATCCATTAGGTAGCTGACGCCCGTTAGCGCCTCCATAACGATGACGACTAAGGCGTCATTAGGGTGACACACGTCACCCTGAACCAGAAGGCAAAACTGTATTTTCTATAATGGAGTTCAAAACAGAACTACAATTTTCCATCCCCGGACCCCAAATTGAATCACAACAGTAAGGGAAATAACATCTAACATCTAAATATCAATTAGTCATCAATTAACATACAATTTCACCTAATTGATCATAGATTTTCATACTTTATTCATCAAGTTCATCACTCACACATGAACACTCATATATACCAACATCATGAATCATGAACACCCAAATCTCTGGTAAAATAATGTACGAAATTCACACAACACAATATATAATCATGTACTTTTAGAATTCATTTCATATGTTTCATCCAACATTcatcaaaggaataaaaataaataaaaatctaTCGGGATTAAGGATTTCCCTCTACCCAAATATGCAAAATACACCTAATTAAGAGTAATCTCCTTCACCTTAGATTTTCCAACAAAATACAAACTTTAAGCTTTTATAATATAATTTCCCTTAACCCTAGCCCTTGCCTATTCTCACCACATATTCTGTTTTCATAGAAATTTCCAAAAACCCTCTTACTAACCTTTTTATTAGTAACTTAATCCCCCTCACTTATCCTCTTATTTACCAACATGCCCTTTTCACCtgtaattttattttaataaaaaatacTACTATTATTTTCCCTTATTTCTACTACTTTATTTTCTTATTTATCCACCAAAATCTCCTCCtctatttattttaataaattaaataaaatgacTATTTCTAATTATTTTCTAATAATCTTCCAACCTCCTATTTCTCACCACACTCTACTAATATCATCCAACCTCATTACCacataattttattttaattaaaacaccaaataataaaaaaaaataaaaaaaaatgggATGTTACATAGTGCCTGACGGTGTAAAATAAATTTACACCATCATCAATTAATAATTCATCATTTAACCATGTCATACCACCAACTTAAAATTACGAGTGTAATTTAGCATAATACACGATAATCATTAATTGACaatataaaattattttacaaTATCAATGCATCTCTTATTTTCTCTCTCGTAAAGAGAATAACGGTAGTGCACCGACGATGTAGAATAATTTTACACAACCATCCAATAGAAATTCATCATTTAGCCATGTCATACCACTAACTTAAAAGTATCAATTCGATTAGACAGAATAGATTATGGTTATTGATTCACAATGTAAAATTATGTTACACGGTTAATTCATCTCCTATTTTCTCTTTTGTATAAAGAATAAATATAGTGCACTCATGGTGAAAAATAATTTTACACCATCATTCAATAAAAATTATCGTTTAACTATGTCATACAACTAATTTAagaatattaaaataattttacaAAATATATAATAATCATTAGTTGACAATAAATAATTTCACATATTATCTAATAAAAAATACTCATTTAACCATTAACTAGTAGGATTTGACCAATACATTATCATTAGTTGAAGGCATAACTAGTAGGATTTGATAGAATACATTAACAAGCTATAAAAGTGCATTTCCTATTTTCTCTTTTGGTATATACTTTTCTTGTTCAGAAAACAAATAATCAATTCCATATCGTGAGGTAGCTCACAACCTCCTCCATTCGTGCCTCAAAAAATGAACAACCACTAGAAACTTCACATTCTTCAATGGACATATATTCCCAATACGACGACGTCTTCTTCGACGCCTTTCACCAATGTCCTTTCAACCACTGCTCCGGTACCACCCACCACAACATGCCTGAATCTTCCCCTTCCTCTCTCGGTCAATGCGACCCTGACCCACCCTCTTCACCGTCGTCCACCAAACTCCGTCGCCGTTTAATTCCCCGTCGATCACTGGATAAAGAATCACCCGACACCGTTTCCTGTGCCAATTCGAACAACTCTGCAACAACGAAGAGTCAAAATCCTGCAGTTTTGAAGGAAGGTGAGAATTTTTACGAGGAAGGAAAATTTCACCTGTCTCCATCTCCGAGTGGTGTTATCGAAGAAGATATAGTTGAGGAATCGACATTAACTACAGCTCTACACGACGAATCGGTAGGTGATTCAGCTGACTCAATGGGTGAAGTCAACGATTTATCTTCGAATTTACTTGATTATGCAACGGGGTTGGTGATTAGGGTAATCAtgtttcaaattagggttttcgTTATGTTAATAAAGTCTCCAGTTTCATTCATGTTTCATACTTGGATGTTTTGTGTAGACCCTTTTGGAACAATGAGGAAAGGGAAAGTTTTTTATTTGTGGGTTTTGGGTAGGGTTTGGAGCAGTGTTTGTGAGTTCATTGCTCCTTCAGTACTTCGATGGTTCAATGAAAAGAAGTTGTTTTGGAACGTTGCATTTCGTTGTGGATGGGGTTTCTTGTGGTCAATCTATGTTTCTTGCATTTTGTTTGCTCTTTTGGTTTCATCACTTGTGTTTAGTGGGTTTTTGGTGAAGGGTTTGGTGGAAAAGCCCTTTCAGATGAAGCAGGTTTTGAATTTTGATTATACTAAACAGAGTCCTGTTGCATTTGTTCCTATAATATCATGTTCCGGTGTTGGTGGTGAGCATCGTTCGGATGAGAATGATATTGCTGTTGATAGGTGGGTGAATAAAAGGGTTATCCCTTCTAAACAAAATGTGCAGCTCACTGTTTCATTGCTAGTGCCGGAGTCGGGATACAACACAAAACTCGGTGTCTTTCAGGTACCTTACCTAGCTATATGATTCA from Lathyrus oleraceus cultivar Zhongwan6 chromosome 7, CAAS_Psat_ZW6_1.0, whole genome shotgun sequence encodes the following:
- the LOC127105846 gene encoding seipin-2, which gives rise to MDIYSQYDDVFFDAFHQCPFNHCSGTTHHNMPESSPSSLGQCDPDPPSSPSSTKLRRRLIPRRSLDKESPDTVSCANSNNSATTKSQNPAVLKEGENFYEEGKFHLSPSPSGVIEEDIVEESTLTTALHDESVGDSADSMGEVNDLSSNLLDYATGLVIRVIMFQIRVFVMLIKSPVSFMFHTWMFCVDPFGTMRKGKVFYLWVLGRVWSSVCEFIAPSVLRWFNEKKLFWNVAFRCGWGFLWSIYVSCILFALLVSSLVFSGFLVKGLVEKPFQMKQVLNFDYTKQSPVAFVPIISCSGVGGEHRSDENDIAVDRWVNKRVIPSKQNVQLTVSLLVPESGYNTKLGVFQIRVDFLSSNGKIITSSRQPCMLRFRSEPIRLVTTFLKIVPLLTGYISETQTLDAKMNDFVEGDVPTSCLKVTLEQRAEYLPGAGIPQIYDSSIFVESKLPLIKRVLWYWKICFFIWIAMMVFVMELLFVLVCCWPMIIPRTRKRSGSARRTSSQNNLQAPR